From Rhodovastum atsumiense, a single genomic window includes:
- a CDS encoding AraC family transcriptional regulator → MSARIQHLTDQHGAVGAGGTLAATDRARLWREQRHGSLECLTALFRRHRYLPHTHDTFVIGVIEAGCEAFHLGGVRHLATAGSLCLVNPGEVHDGAPAEDGYAYRMTYPSEQLLRAVASERQGRRMAIPRFRDAVVQDPQGYALLRRAHLLLEAAAPPLAADEALLEAYGWIVARHAEDAGPTARLPSAPDAVARARDWLDAHHTERVDLATLAAVAGLSSTHLVRAFRRATGLTPHAWQTDRRIRTARQMLARGQAPAEVAAACGFCDQSHLNRAFRARVGVAPGGYRA, encoded by the coding sequence ATGTCGGCAAGGATCCAGCACCTGACGGACCAGCACGGCGCGGTCGGTGCCGGGGGCACGCTCGCCGCCACCGACCGCGCCCGCCTCTGGCGCGAGCAGCGCCATGGCAGCCTGGAATGCCTGACCGCGCTGTTCCGCCGCCACCGCTACCTGCCGCACACCCACGACACCTTCGTGATCGGCGTCATCGAGGCCGGCTGCGAGGCGTTCCATCTCGGCGGCGTGCGCCATCTCGCCACCGCCGGCAGCCTCTGCCTGGTCAATCCCGGCGAGGTGCATGACGGCGCCCCCGCGGAGGACGGCTACGCCTATCGCATGACCTATCCCTCCGAGCAGTTGCTGCGCGCCGTCGCCTCCGAACGGCAGGGGCGGCGGATGGCCATCCCGCGCTTCCGCGACGCCGTGGTGCAGGACCCGCAGGGCTACGCGCTGCTGCGCCGTGCCCATCTTTTGCTGGAAGCCGCCGCCCCGCCGCTCGCCGCCGACGAGGCGCTGCTCGAAGCCTATGGCTGGATCGTCGCCCGCCATGCCGAGGATGCCGGCCCCACGGCACGGCTGCCCTCCGCCCCCGACGCGGTGGCGCGCGCCCGCGACTGGCTCGACGCCCATCACACCGAGCGCGTGGACCTCGCCACCCTGGCGGCGGTCGCCGGACTCTCCAGCACCCATCTGGTGCGGGCCTTCCGCCGGGCCACCGGCCTCACCCCGCATGCCTGGCAGACCGACCGCCGCATCCGCACCGCCCGCCAGATGCTCGCCCGCGGACAGGCACCGGCCGAGGTCGCCGCCGCCTGCGGCTTCTGCGACCAGAGCCATCTCAACCGCGCCTTCCGTGCCCGCGTCGGCGTCGCGCCGGGCGGCTATCGCGCGTGA
- a CDS encoding AzlD family protein, which yields MVGDPWTLPAIVLMGAATYATRIAGLFVAARLPHSGPVRRALDALPPAVLTAVIAPALAAGPAEALAGGIVVLAAFRLPLLATVAVGVATVALLRQMLGG from the coding sequence ATGGTCGGTGATCCCTGGACCCTGCCGGCGATCGTGCTGATGGGCGCGGCCACCTATGCGACCCGGATCGCCGGGCTGTTCGTCGCGGCCCGGCTGCCGCACAGCGGGCCGGTGCGCCGGGCGCTCGACGCCCTGCCACCGGCGGTGCTGACGGCGGTGATCGCGCCGGCCCTCGCCGCCGGCCCGGCCGAGGCGCTGGCCGGCGGCATCGTCGTGCTCGCGGCGTTCCGGCTGCCGCTGCTGGCGACCGTGGCTGTGGGGGTGGCGACGGTGGCCCTGCTGCGGCAAATGCTGGGCGGATAG
- a CDS encoding efflux RND transporter permease subunit: protein MISKFFIERPVLANVLAIVMMLLGGVGLFSLPVAEYPDVVPPTVQVTTRYPGASARTVIDTVALPVEQQVNGVENMLYMQSTAASDGTYTLTVTFAIGTDLNFAQVLVQNRVSAALAALPQAVQAQGLTVQKKSTAILEMATLTSTDPRHDSLFLANYATINLHDELARLPGVGNVTVFGAGQYAMRVWLDPDRLQARGLSASDVVSAIQQQSQEVTAGQVGAPPVPTGQAFQYTLDIKGRLDDPAQFENIILKTGPSASGVQVTRLRDVGRVELGAQTYSQSFTADGRPAAGIAIFQTPEANALDVARRVQAKLDELARAFPPGMQVTIPFNTTKFVSASIDEVYMTLIEAGLLVLLVIMVFLQDWRATLVPATTVPVTILGAFAAMAALGFSVNLSTLFAIVLAIGIVVDDAIVVVEGAARHIEAGLPGREAATKAMTELFGPIIGITLVLMAVFLPSAFLPGLTGRLYAQFALVIAATALISAVNAATLKPTQCALWLRPPVPPERRNLFYRGFNRVYDALERAYAALIGRMVRRSLAMVLAAFVLMGVGFYGFARLPTGFLPVEDQGYLLVGVQLPDGAALARTEAVLRQVQQIAHAVPGVDQVISIAGISVLDNNATLANGGLAYVVLKDWSVRGEKQGLRAVYAQLSQGLQAVDEAATFILVPPAIQGIGNASGLTLQLELRDGSFDLGKLQGLTRTVIANAQTQSGLTHLASPFRAGVPHLEIEVDRVKAESLHVPVGSVFQTLATYVGSSFVDQFTRFGRSFQVYAQADSTFRLRPADIERLSVRNEAGEMIPLGTLVHIRPSVGPALISLYNLYPSSTIIGSPAPGFSTGEAMALMEQVATASLPRGAGFEWTAMSYQEKAVGSSILYAFGLSILLVYLVLAGQYESWLAPVSVILAVPLTLLGPVSVLSVLGLDNNLYTQIGLMLLIALAAKNAILIVEVARHARLVEGKPILDAAVEGARTRLRPILMTSFAFILGVLPLVLATGAGANARISIGLASCSGMLASTCLAVLLVPSFFVVMQRLEERRRAGK from the coding sequence GTGATCTCGAAATTCTTCATCGAGCGCCCGGTGCTCGCGAACGTGCTGGCGATCGTGATGATGCTGCTTGGCGGCGTCGGCCTGTTCAGCCTGCCGGTGGCGGAATATCCCGACGTGGTGCCGCCGACCGTGCAGGTCACCACGCGCTATCCCGGCGCCAGCGCGCGCACCGTCATCGACACCGTCGCCCTGCCGGTCGAGCAGCAGGTCAACGGCGTCGAGAACATGCTCTACATGCAATCGACGGCGGCGTCCGACGGCACCTACACGCTGACCGTGACCTTCGCCATCGGCACCGACCTCAACTTCGCCCAGGTGCTGGTGCAGAACCGCGTCTCGGCGGCGCTGGCCGCGCTGCCGCAGGCGGTGCAGGCGCAGGGCCTGACGGTGCAGAAGAAATCCACCGCCATCCTGGAGATGGCGACGCTGACCTCGACGGATCCGCGCCACGACAGCCTGTTCCTGGCCAACTACGCCACCATCAACCTGCATGACGAGCTGGCCCGGCTGCCCGGCGTCGGCAACGTCACCGTCTTCGGCGCCGGCCAGTACGCCATGCGCGTCTGGCTCGATCCCGACCGGCTGCAGGCGCGTGGCCTGAGCGCCAGCGACGTGGTCAGCGCCATCCAGCAGCAGAGCCAGGAAGTCACCGCCGGCCAGGTCGGTGCCCCGCCGGTGCCCACGGGCCAGGCGTTCCAGTACACGCTCGACATCAAGGGCCGGCTCGACGATCCGGCGCAGTTCGAGAACATTATCCTCAAGACCGGCCCCTCCGCGAGCGGCGTGCAGGTGACCCGGCTGCGCGATGTCGGCCGCGTCGAGCTGGGGGCGCAGACCTACAGCCAGTCCTTCACCGCCGACGGTCGGCCGGCTGCGGGCATCGCTATCTTCCAGACTCCCGAGGCCAATGCGCTCGACGTGGCGCGGCGCGTACAGGCCAAGCTGGATGAACTGGCACGCGCCTTCCCGCCGGGCATGCAGGTGACGATCCCGTTCAACACCACGAAATTCGTCAGCGCCTCGATCGACGAAGTCTACATGACGCTGATCGAGGCCGGGTTGCTGGTGCTGCTGGTGATCATGGTGTTCCTGCAGGACTGGCGCGCCACGCTGGTGCCGGCGACCACCGTGCCGGTCACCATCCTCGGCGCCTTCGCCGCCATGGCGGCGCTCGGCTTCAGCGTCAATCTCTCGACCCTGTTCGCCATCGTGCTGGCGATCGGCATCGTGGTGGACGACGCCATTGTGGTGGTGGAAGGCGCCGCCCGCCACATCGAGGCCGGACTGCCGGGCCGCGAGGCGGCGACCAAGGCCATGACCGAACTGTTTGGCCCGATCATCGGCATCACCCTGGTGCTGATGGCGGTGTTCCTGCCATCGGCCTTCCTGCCGGGGCTCACCGGCCGGCTCTACGCGCAGTTCGCGCTGGTGATCGCGGCGACCGCGCTGATCAGTGCCGTCAACGCCGCCACGCTGAAGCCGACGCAATGCGCCCTGTGGCTGCGCCCACCGGTGCCGCCGGAACGGCGTAACCTGTTCTATCGCGGCTTCAACCGCGTCTATGACGCGCTGGAGCGGGCCTATGCCGCGCTGATCGGGCGCATGGTCCGGCGCAGCCTGGCCATGGTGCTGGCCGCCTTCGTGCTGATGGGCGTCGGCTTCTACGGCTTCGCCCGCCTGCCGACCGGCTTCCTGCCGGTGGAGGACCAGGGCTATCTGCTGGTCGGCGTGCAACTGCCCGACGGCGCCGCGCTCGCGCGCACCGAGGCGGTGCTGCGGCAGGTGCAGCAGATCGCGCACGCCGTACCGGGTGTCGATCAGGTGATCAGCATCGCCGGCATCTCCGTGCTCGACAACAACGCCACCCTGGCCAATGGCGGCCTTGCCTATGTGGTGCTGAAGGACTGGTCGGTGCGCGGCGAGAAGCAGGGGTTGCGCGCGGTCTACGCCCAGCTCAGCCAGGGGTTGCAGGCCGTGGACGAGGCCGCGACCTTCATCCTGGTGCCACCGGCGATCCAGGGCATCGGCAATGCCAGCGGCCTGACCCTGCAACTGGAACTGCGCGACGGCAGCTTCGATCTCGGCAAGCTGCAGGGGCTCACCCGCACGGTGATCGCCAACGCCCAGACCCAGTCCGGCCTGACCCATCTCGCCAGCCCCTTCCGCGCCGGCGTGCCGCACCTGGAAATCGAGGTCGACCGGGTCAAGGCGGAAAGCCTGCACGTGCCGGTCGGATCGGTGTTCCAGACGCTCGCCACCTATGTCGGGTCGTCCTTCGTCGACCAGTTCACCCGCTTCGGCCGCAGCTTCCAGGTCTATGCCCAGGCGGACTCGACCTTCCGCCTGCGGCCCGCCGATATCGAACGACTCAGCGTGCGCAACGAGGCAGGGGAGATGATCCCGCTGGGCACGCTGGTGCATATCCGTCCCTCGGTCGGGCCGGCGCTGATCAGCCTGTACAACCTGTATCCTTCCAGCACGATCATCGGCAGCCCGGCCCCGGGCTTCAGCACCGGTGAGGCGATGGCGCTGATGGAACAGGTCGCCACCGCGTCGCTGCCGCGCGGCGCCGGGTTCGAATGGACCGCGATGTCCTACCAGGAGAAGGCAGTCGGCAGCAGCATCCTCTACGCCTTCGGCCTGTCCATCCTGCTGGTCTATCTTGTGCTCGCGGGACAGTACGAAAGCTGGCTCGCACCGGTGTCGGTGATCCTGGCGGTGCCGCTGACCCTGCTGGGGCCGGTCTCGGTGCTCTCGGTGCTCGGGCTTGACAACAACCTCTACACCCAGATCGGGCTGATGCTGCTGATCGCGCTGGCCGCCAAGAACGCGATCCTGATCGTGGAGGTCGCCCGGCACGCCCGCCTGGTCGAAGGCAAGCCGATCCTGGACGCCGCGGTGGAAGGGGCGCGCACCCGCCTGCGGCCGATCCTGATGACCTCCTTCGCCTTCATCCTCGGCGTGCTGCCGCTGGTGCTGGCGACCGGGGCGGGGGCGAATGCGCGTATTTCCATCGGGCTCGCGTCATGCAGCGGCATGCTGGCCTCGACCTGCCTCGCCGTGCTGCTGGTGCCGTCGTTCTTCGTGGTGATGCAGCGGCTGGAGGAGCGGCGGCGCGCAGGCAAATAA
- the ahpC gene encoding alkyl hydroperoxide reductase subunit C, translating to MSLINTEIKPFKATAFKNGKFVEVSDADLKGKWSVVFFYPADFTFVCPTELEDLADNYAAFQKLGVEIYSVSTDTHFCHKAWHDTSAAIGKIEYTMVGDPTGTISRNFEVLIEDVGLADRGTFVVDPEGKIQIVEITAGGIGRDATELLRKVKAAQYVAAHPGEVCPAKWQEGEKTLAPSLDLVGKI from the coding sequence ATGTCCTTGATCAACACCGAGATTAAGCCGTTCAAGGCGACGGCCTTCAAGAACGGGAAGTTCGTTGAGGTCAGCGACGCCGATCTCAAGGGGAAGTGGTCGGTCGTGTTCTTCTATCCCGCGGACTTCACCTTCGTCTGCCCGACCGAGCTCGAGGACCTGGCGGACAACTACGCGGCTTTCCAGAAGCTCGGCGTGGAGATTTACAGCGTTTCGACCGACACGCATTTCTGCCACAAGGCCTGGCATGACACCTCGGCCGCGATCGGCAAGATCGAGTACACGATGGTCGGCGATCCCACCGGCACCATCAGCCGCAACTTCGAGGTCCTGATCGAAGACGTCGGCCTCGCCGACCGCGGCACCTTCGTCGTCGATCCCGAGGGCAAGATCCAGATCGTCGAGATCACCGCCGGCGGCATCGGCCGCGATGCCACCGAGCTGCTGCGCAAGGTCAAGGCCGCGCAATACGTCGCCGCCCATCCCGGCGAGGTCTGCCCGGCCAAGTGGCAGGAAGGCGAGAAGACCCTGGCCCCGTCGCTGGACCTGGTCGGCAAGATCTGA
- the ahpF gene encoding alkyl hydroperoxide reductase subunit F, translated as MLDATLKTQLKAYLDRITQPVELIASLDDGAKSQEMLGLLQDIAGLSERITLVRRDDDARKPSFAIVRAGTDHGVRFAGLPMGHEFNSLVLALLQVGGHPPRETPEVIEQVKALDGTYHFETYFSLSCQNCPDVVQALNLMSVLNPRIRHVAIDGALFQDEVEARKVMAVPSIFLNGEPFAQGRMSLAQILEKLDTGAARREAEKIAAKDAFDVLVVGGGPAGAAAAVYAARKGVRTGVVAERFGGQVLDTMSIENFISVPHTEGPKLAAALEQHTRDYGVDIMALQTAVALEPAAIPGGLARVKLASGATLQARTVILSTGARWRQMGVPGEAEYRNKGVAYCPHCDGPLFKGKRVAVIGGGNSGAEAAIDLAGIVAHVTLIEFDAALRADAVLQNKLRSLANVTIITSAQTTEVHGDGSKVVGLSYKDRNSGNLHRVDLDGIFVQIGLVPNTEWLKGTLALSPRGEIEIDARGQTSVPGVFAAGDATTVPYKQIVIALGEGAKAALSAFDHLIRTVPANLAAAA; from the coding sequence ATGCTGGACGCCACGCTGAAGACCCAACTGAAGGCCTATCTCGACCGCATCACCCAGCCGGTCGAACTGATCGCCTCGCTCGATGACGGTGCCAAGTCGCAGGAAATGCTCGGCCTGCTGCAGGACATCGCCGGCCTGTCGGAGCGCATCACGCTGGTGCGCCGCGATGACGACGCCCGCAAGCCCTCCTTCGCCATCGTCCGCGCCGGCACCGATCATGGCGTGCGCTTCGCCGGTCTGCCGATGGGGCATGAATTCAACTCGCTGGTCCTGGCGCTGCTGCAGGTCGGCGGCCATCCGCCGCGCGAGACGCCGGAAGTGATCGAGCAGGTCAAGGCGCTCGACGGCACCTATCATTTCGAGACCTATTTCTCGCTCTCCTGCCAGAACTGCCCGGACGTGGTGCAGGCGCTGAACCTGATGAGCGTGCTCAACCCCCGGATCCGGCACGTCGCCATCGACGGTGCGCTGTTCCAGGACGAGGTCGAGGCGCGCAAGGTGATGGCGGTACCGAGCATCTTCCTCAATGGCGAACCCTTCGCCCAGGGGCGCATGAGCCTCGCCCAGATCCTGGAAAAGCTCGATACCGGCGCGGCCCGGCGCGAGGCGGAGAAGATTGCGGCCAAGGACGCCTTCGACGTGCTGGTGGTCGGCGGCGGCCCGGCCGGCGCCGCGGCGGCGGTCTATGCCGCGCGCAAGGGCGTGCGCACCGGCGTCGTGGCGGAACGCTTCGGCGGACAGGTGCTCGACACCATGTCGATCGAGAACTTCATCTCGGTGCCGCATACCGAAGGCCCGAAGCTGGCCGCGGCGCTGGAACAGCACACCAGGGACTACGGCGTCGATATCATGGCGCTGCAGACCGCGGTGGCGCTGGAACCGGCGGCGATCCCGGGCGGGCTCGCGCGGGTGAAGCTGGCCAGCGGCGCGACGTTGCAGGCCCGCACGGTCATCCTTTCCACCGGCGCGCGCTGGCGGCAGATGGGCGTCCCCGGCGAGGCCGAATACCGCAACAAGGGCGTCGCCTATTGCCCGCATTGCGACGGCCCGCTGTTCAAGGGCAAGCGCGTCGCGGTGATCGGCGGCGGCAATTCCGGCGCCGAGGCGGCCATCGACCTGGCCGGCATCGTCGCGCATGTCACGCTGATCGAGTTCGATGCGGCGCTTCGGGCCGACGCGGTGCTACAGAACAAGCTGCGCTCGCTGGCCAACGTCACCATCATCACCTCGGCCCAGACCACCGAGGTGCATGGCGACGGCAGCAAGGTCGTCGGCCTGTCCTACAAGGATCGCAACAGCGGTAACCTGCACCGGGTGGACCTCGACGGCATCTTCGTGCAGATCGGCCTCGTGCCCAATACCGAATGGCTGAAGGGCACGCTGGCACTCAGCCCGCGCGGCGAGATCGAAATCGATGCGCGCGGCCAAACCTCGGTGCCCGGCGTGTTCGCCGCCGGGGACGCAACGACGGTTCCCTACAAACAGATCGTGATCGCCCTGGGGGAAGGGGCGAAGGCTGCGTTGTCGGCCTTCGATCATCTGATCCGAACCGTGCCCGCCAACCTCGCGGCGGCAGCCTGA
- a CDS encoding efflux RND transporter periplasmic adaptor subunit, with protein sequence MMQVTVRLVGATGLALLAVLPGGCKDRNHYVPPPPPKVTTMLPVQREVIQYLEVNGSVEAVNSVDLMARVTGFLQEINYADGAMVARGTSLFTIEPEPYRAKLLQAQAQVQASEAVLKHAQEEYLRQSTLGKDQFASQSKVDEAIRNRDQSSADLQNSRASLELAAIDYSYTHVLAPFDGIVTRHLASIGALVGGATPTRLASIIQLDPIYVTFNVSERDVLRIRQSMVERGIKVTDLSKVPVEVGLANETGYPHAGALNYVAPLVDPGTGTLTMRGVFANPEHTLLPGYFARVRIPTRRDAAGLLVPDTALGADQGGRYVLVVGADGVVAQRYVQTGALSDGLRVIETGLQPGDRVVVAGLQAAIPGSKVEAVPGTAATAR encoded by the coding sequence ATGATGCAAGTCACCGTCCGCCTTGTCGGCGCGACCGGCCTGGCACTCCTGGCGGTGTTGCCCGGCGGCTGCAAGGACCGGAACCACTATGTTCCGCCGCCGCCGCCGAAGGTGACGACGATGCTGCCGGTGCAGCGCGAGGTCATCCAGTACCTCGAGGTCAACGGCTCGGTGGAAGCGGTCAATTCCGTCGATCTGATGGCGCGGGTCACCGGCTTCCTGCAGGAGATCAACTACGCCGACGGCGCCATGGTGGCGCGCGGCACCTCGCTGTTCACCATCGAGCCCGAGCCGTATCGCGCCAAGCTGCTGCAGGCGCAGGCGCAGGTGCAGGCCTCCGAGGCGGTGCTGAAGCACGCGCAGGAGGAATACCTGCGCCAGTCCACCCTGGGGAAGGACCAGTTCGCCTCGCAATCCAAGGTCGACGAGGCGATCCGCAACCGCGACCAGAGCAGCGCCGACCTGCAGAACAGCCGGGCGAGCCTGGAACTCGCCGCCATCGATTATTCGTACACCCATGTGCTGGCGCCGTTCGATGGCATCGTCACCCGCCATCTTGCCTCCATCGGTGCGCTGGTCGGCGGTGCCACCCCCACCAGGCTGGCCAGCATCATCCAGCTCGACCCGATCTACGTCACCTTCAACGTCTCCGAGCGCGACGTGCTGCGCATCCGCCAGTCGATGGTCGAGCGCGGCATCAAGGTCACCGACCTCAGCAAGGTTCCGGTCGAGGTCGGGCTGGCCAACGAGACCGGCTATCCCCACGCCGGCGCGCTGAACTATGTGGCGCCCCTGGTCGATCCCGGCACCGGCACGCTGACCATGCGCGGCGTCTTCGCCAATCCCGAGCACACGCTGCTGCCCGGCTATTTTGCCCGGGTGCGCATCCCCACGCGCCGCGACGCCGCCGGGTTGCTGGTGCCTGACACCGCGCTCGGTGCCGACCAGGGCGGGCGCTACGTGCTGGTGGTCGGCGCGGATGGCGTCGTGGCACAGCGCTATGTGCAGACCGGCGCGCTGTCCGACGGATTGCGGGTGATCGAGACGGGGCTGCAGCCAGGTGACCGGGTGGTCGTTGCCGGGCTGCAGGCGGCCATCCCCGGCAGCAAGGTCGAGGCCGTTCCCGGCACCGCCGCAACCGCTCGCTGA
- a CDS encoding tellurite resistance TerB family protein, whose translation MIDAKALLDRFLGPGGTGAVPGRPAQPPSPWGTPSAPATGTGGGLADLAKQVLGSGGGFVGGTAAGGLLGVLLGKKTGKRTKGLLSHGGAAVLGALAHRAWQNWQAGQAPGTAAPATARDVETLEPRFLPATTQAAGGEPFELSLIRAMIGAARADGHIDAEERARIFEQVEKAGLDAEAKAFVFDTLDAPIGVSEVAAAARTPEQAAELYLISRLAVNPDELSERAYLQALAHRLKLPDALVAHLDRQADAASRPAT comes from the coding sequence ATGATCGACGCGAAAGCCCTCCTCGACCGTTTTCTCGGCCCCGGCGGGACCGGCGCCGTCCCGGGCCGCCCTGCCCAGCCCCCTTCTCCCTGGGGAACTCCGTCAGCACCCGCCACGGGCACGGGCGGAGGACTGGCGGATCTCGCCAAGCAGGTACTCGGCAGCGGAGGTGGCTTCGTCGGCGGCACCGCGGCCGGCGGGTTGCTGGGCGTTCTGCTCGGCAAAAAGACCGGCAAGCGCACCAAGGGACTGCTGAGCCACGGTGGTGCCGCGGTGCTCGGCGCCCTCGCGCACCGTGCCTGGCAGAACTGGCAGGCCGGCCAGGCCCCCGGCACCGCCGCCCCGGCCACCGCGCGCGACGTGGAAACCCTTGAGCCGCGTTTCCTGCCGGCCACCACCCAGGCGGCCGGCGGCGAGCCATTCGAATTGTCGCTGATCCGGGCCATGATCGGCGCCGCCCGCGCGGATGGCCATATCGACGCCGAGGAACGGGCCCGCATCTTCGAACAGGTGGAAAAGGCCGGGCTGGACGCCGAGGCGAAGGCCTTCGTCTTCGACACGCTGGACGCCCCCATCGGGGTCAGCGAGGTCGCCGCGGCCGCCCGCACCCCCGAACAGGCCGCCGAACTCTACCTGATCTCCCGCCTCGCGGTGAATCCAGACGAACTGTCCGAACGCGCCTACCTGCAGGCGCTCGCGCACCGGTTGAAATTGCCCGACGCCCTGGTGGCGCATCTCGACCGGCAGGCCGACGCGGCATCGCGTCCGGCCACCTGA
- a CDS encoding YnfA family protein — MQTVFVYVAAALAEIAGCFAFWAWLRLDRSPLWLMPGLLSLVLFAWLLTRVDSDAAGRAYAAYGGVYICASLLWLWAMEGVRPDRWDITGALVCLAGTAIILLGPRPA, encoded by the coding sequence ATGCAGACAGTTTTCGTCTATGTGGCGGCCGCCCTGGCCGAGATCGCGGGATGTTTCGCGTTCTGGGCCTGGCTGCGGCTGGACCGGTCGCCGCTCTGGCTGATGCCGGGCCTGCTGTCCCTGGTCCTTTTCGCCTGGCTGTTGACACGCGTGGACAGCGACGCCGCGGGGCGCGCCTACGCGGCCTATGGCGGGGTCTATATCTGCGCGTCGCTGCTCTGGCTGTGGGCCATGGAAGGCGTTCGACCGGATCGCTGGGACATCACCGGCGCCCTGGTCTGCCTGGCCGGCACCGCGATCATCCTTCTTGGTCCCCGTCCCGCCTGA
- a CDS encoding AzlC family ABC transporter permease: MRRAAPPLAELHAGAFAILPAALAACPFGLMLGQQAVAKGLTPMDVLAMSSIVFAGSAQFVAIGLWESPPPLLVLACTVLLINLRHVLMGASIAGRIRPFGPLRFVAVHLMADEIWAVAERRALSQPLTPAFWFGAGLLLFFCWQVSTVLGAVLGATIQDPARYGLDFAFPAMFLGLALSFWKGWRTGPVVAAAGITAVLAHAALPGGWHVPAGALAGIATAVVLGPEKARR; encoded by the coding sequence ATGCGCCGCGCCGCCCCGCCCCTCGCCGAGCTGCACGCCGGCGCCTTCGCCATCCTGCCGGCAGCGCTGGCGGCCTGTCCGTTCGGGCTGATGCTCGGGCAGCAGGCGGTCGCCAAGGGACTGACGCCGATGGACGTGCTGGCGATGTCCTCGATCGTGTTCGCCGGCTCGGCCCAGTTCGTCGCCATCGGGTTGTGGGAATCGCCGCCGCCTTTGCTCGTGCTGGCCTGCACGGTGCTGCTGATCAACCTGCGGCACGTGTTGATGGGGGCTTCGATCGCCGGGCGCATCCGTCCCTTCGGGCCCTTGCGCTTCGTCGCGGTGCACCTGATGGCCGACGAGATCTGGGCGGTCGCCGAGCGCCGCGCGCTGTCGCAGCCCTTGACCCCGGCCTTCTGGTTTGGCGCGGGCCTGCTGCTGTTCTTCTGCTGGCAGGTTTCCACCGTGCTCGGGGCCGTGCTGGGGGCCACCATCCAGGATCCGGCGCGCTACGGCCTCGATTTCGCCTTTCCGGCGATGTTCCTCGGCCTCGCCCTGAGCTTCTGGAAGGGCTGGCGTACCGGGCCGGTGGTCGCGGCGGCCGGCATCACCGCGGTGCTGGCGCATGCGGCGCTGCCGGGCGGCTGGCATGTCCCGGCCGGCGCCCTGGCCGGCATTGCCACTGCCGTCGTGCTCGGTCCTGAGAAGGCACGACGGTGA
- the mog gene encoding molybdopterin adenylyltransferase, with translation MDAVPIGVVTVSDRASRGIYEDKGGPAIEAVLGRILTTPWHAKRRLVADERPAIEAALRELADDEGCPLIVTTGGTGPAPRDVTPEATEAVCERMLPGFGELMRAVSLRVVPTAILSRQTAGTRGRSLIVNLPGKPSAISDCLDAVFPAIPYCIDLIGGPRLETDPAVCVAFRPKGS, from the coding sequence ATGGACGCGGTGCCGATCGGCGTGGTCACCGTCTCTGATCGTGCCAGCCGGGGAATTTACGAGGACAAGGGCGGGCCGGCCATCGAGGCCGTGCTTGGCCGCATCCTGACGACCCCCTGGCACGCGAAGCGTCGTCTGGTTGCCGACGAGCGGCCGGCGATCGAGGCCGCGTTGCGGGAACTTGCCGATGACGAGGGCTGCCCGCTGATCGTGACGACCGGCGGCACCGGCCCGGCGCCGCGCGACGTGACGCCGGAAGCGACCGAGGCGGTCTGCGAGCGCATGCTGCCAGGCTTCGGCGAACTGATGCGCGCGGTTTCGCTGCGGGTCGTGCCGACCGCCATTCTGTCGCGGCAGACGGCGGGCACGCGCGGACGCAGCCTGATCGTGAACCTGCCGGGCAAGCCGAGCGCGATCTCCGACTGCCTCGACGCGGTCTTCCCGGCCATTCCGTACTGCATCGATCTCATCGGCGGGCCGCGGCTGGAAACCGACCCGGCCGTCTGCGTCGCCTTCCGGCCGAAAGGGAGCTGA